The nucleotide window AGTAGGGTGGATCGGGGTTCCGCCCCGTTATCAACGCAGCGGGCCGACGTGCGGCCGAACAAGAGTGGTACCGCGGGCTGACCCCGTCTCTTCGAGGCGGGATTTTATTTTCAGGGAGGTATTCGTATGGCGCAGGAGTTGTTTTTGGATCCGCCGATGCCGGACGTCATCGAGCAATGGAGGCATTATTTGCAGCAGCTGGACTTGAAACCGGGCGATACGGTGTTGGATGTCGGGTGCAATACGGGGGATGCCGAATTTTTCCTATCGAACCTGTATCCTTACATTGGCCGAGCGGTCGGCATTGATGCCGGCGAAGCCCGGATTCGGTCGGCTAACGAACGATGGGCGGCGAGGGGAAGGCCTGAGAAGATCGAGTTTATGCATGGGGACGGCACCCGGCTGCCATTCGCCGACGGGACGTTCGACAAAGCGATCTGCGCGGAGACGCTGGAATGGATCGAGGAGCCCGTACGAGCGCTGATGGAAATCGAGCGGGTGTTAAAGTCCGGAGGCGTCGCCATCATCCAGCATACGGATTGGGACGGCACGCTGTTCGCTTCGTCCGACCTCCCCCGTACGCGGCGCATCGTGCAAGCGTTCTGCGATTCGGGCCCCGACGGCACGATCGGAAGAAAGCTGCCCGCGCTCTGCAGGGAGGCGGGCTTCGCGGTCGTGACGCCGGGCGCGTACATGCTGACCAACGACGCGTTCGACCCGGCGAAGTATTCGTACAAATTGGCGAGAATGATCACGGATTGGCTCGCTTCGAAACGGGCCGTGCCGAAGGAAGAGCTCGACGCATGGTTCGCCGACCTTGAGGCGATGCATGCGGGGGGACGCTACTTTTTCGCGGTCGCTCGGCTGTATGCGGTTTGCGTTAAAAAAACATAGCAGTTCAAAGTACACGGGGAACGAGGGCATCCAAAGGTTGACATTAGGCGCAAAACGACCTAATATATAAATACATATTCAACTATGTGTTTGTATAAGGGGTTGGTGGAGTTGAATGCATCTCGGTATTTGAAAAAGATGACCGGGAACGGCCGCAGTCCGCTGAAGGCTTTGCCCAAAAACGCGTTTTACGGCTTTGTCGGCGGATTCGTCGCCATCGGGCTGCTGGCTTGGCTGACGGCGTCGACGGGTACCCCGTGGCTGATGGCCCCGTTCGGCGCGAGTTGCGTGCTCGCGTTCGGGGTATGGGACGCTCCCTTATCTCAGCCGCGGAACATCGTCGGAGGCCACCTGGTTTCGACGTTCGTGGGTCTGCTGTTTTCCCATCTGTTCGGGGACGGCGTCTGGGTCATCGCCGCGGCGGTAGGTACAGCGATCTCCGCCATGATCTTGACGCGAACGACGCATCCCCCGGCGGGAGCCGACCCGATCGTCGTCATTTTGGAAAGCGCCGCCTGGTCGTTCTTGGTATTTCCGGTACTTGTCGGGGCATGCATCATCGCCGCGCTGGCGGTACTGATCAACAACGCGGACAAAAACCGGAAGTACCCGACCTTTTGGTATTAAAAAAGTCATCCCGCGAGGGATGACTTTATTTGTACCCGTTGGCATGGCTGTATTCAATCAGCAGCTTCTCGCTGCTCTTTTCCAGCGTCAGCGGGAAATGGACGACTTTCTCGGGCGCGATCCGTTTCAACTCATCGAATACGGCCGTGGAGGCGAAAAGTTTGTCTGCGGACCGGATAACCTCCTGCAGCGTTTCCATATCGTTCGTGCCGGCCGGGACCGCTTCGATATGTCCGATGCCTGCGTCCATTGCGCGCCGCGCCATCCATTGCCCGCCCTTTTGGCCGAGGCAGACGAAACCGACTTTCGTCCCGGGGGACAGCTTCGCGATTTCGAGCAGAAGGGAGAAG belongs to Paenibacillus sp. and includes:
- a CDS encoding HPP family protein; the protein is MCLYKGLVELNASRYLKKMTGNGRSPLKALPKNAFYGFVGGFVAIGLLAWLTASTGTPWLMAPFGASCVLAFGVWDAPLSQPRNIVGGHLVSTFVGLLFSHLFGDGVWVIAAAVGTAISAMILTRTTHPPAGADPIVVILESAAWSFLVFPVLVGACIIAALAVLINNADKNRKYPTFWY
- a CDS encoding methyltransferase domain-containing protein; translated protein: MAQELFLDPPMPDVIEQWRHYLQQLDLKPGDTVLDVGCNTGDAEFFLSNLYPYIGRAVGIDAGEARIRSANERWAARGRPEKIEFMHGDGTRLPFADGTFDKAICAETLEWIEEPVRALMEIERVLKSGGVAIIQHTDWDGTLFASSDLPRTRRIVQAFCDSGPDGTIGRKLPALCREAGFAVVTPGAYMLTNDAFDPAKYSYKLARMITDWLASKRAVPKEELDAWFADLEAMHAGGRYFFAVARLYAVCVKKT